The following DNA comes from Phytohabitans rumicis.
CACCGTGCTGCCCAGCCACAGCAGCAGCCGTACGCCCAGGACGCTGGCGAGGGTGCTCACCGGGGTACCTCCAGTCGTACGTGGACGGTCGCGCCGGGGCGTTCGAGCTCGTCCGGGTCGAGCACGCCGGAGGCGTCGCACAGCCGCCAGAACTGGGTGGGGTCGCCGAGGTAGCGCATGGCGAGCAGGTCGAGCCGGTCGCCCGGCACCACCGGGTGCTCGACCACCGCACTGCCGCCCGGCTCCGGCACGAACCGGCGGCGCTTGTAGCGGACCACCCGGCCGTCCAGGTCGAGCTCCGCCTCCTCCACCGCGGCGTAGCGGCTGTTCGACTGGAACACGGCTACCCTCCTATCCCCGCGACCGCGTCCACGACCCCACCGACGCTGGAGATCGTGGCCATCACCTCGCGGCTGATCTGGTACGCCAGGAAGAGCCCGCCGCCGACGGTGGCGAGCCCGAGGTCGTCGTAGTTGAGCACGCGGACGTTGAGGCTCACCTTGGCCTGGATCGGGTTGAGGCTCGGGCCGAAGAGCTGCTCGGTGATGCTGAGCTCGGTCAGGCGTACCGGAAGGACCCGGGTGGGGCCGAAGACCAGCAGCACCATCGGGGCCTCGGGGGCGATCACCTCGATGACGCCGGCCGCGGCGAGCACTTTGTTCGCGACGATCAGCGCGGTCTTCGGGTAGAGCAGCATCTCGATCGCGGCCAGGGCGGGCGTGACGCCGACCGCCTCGGCGATGCCGTCACCCTCGGCCAGTTGGTCGGCCGCGTCCAGCTCGATCTCCATGCGGATGGTCTCGGTGGGCGGGCCGGCCAGCCGCAGCGCCTGCGTCGGGTTGCTCTGCTGCCATGGCGTGCTCGTGGTGCGCGCGTTGAGGGTACGGCTGAGCGTGTCCGGGTTGTACTGGAAGATGATCACGCTGGCCAGCGGGTTGAACGGGTCCAGCCCGACGATCGCGCCCTTCATCCCTCCATCACCTCCTCGGCAATCCGGTCCGCCTCCTGCTCCGCCGGGTCGTCCACGGCGCCGACCTCAAGGGAGGCGGCCGGCGCGGCCGCCGTACCCGACTGCTGGACGACGTGGGTCAGCTCGTGGGCGATGAGCTTGCGCCCGTCGGACGTCCCCGGCGAGTAGGCGCCCGCCGCGAACGCCAGGTGATCGCCCACCGTGTAGGCCCGGGCGCCGACGGCCGCGGCCGACGCCGCCGCGGCGCCGTCGGCGTGCACCCTGACCTGGCTGAAGTCGTGCCCGAGGCGCGGCTCCAGAGCGGCCCGGGTGTCGTCGTCGAGCGGCTGGCCGGAGCTGCCGAGCACCTGGTGCACCGCTGGGGGCGCGGTCCCCGGCCCCGGTCCGGCGGGGGTCCGCCGCAGATCGCCGTCATGGTTGCAGGTCCCGGGTGGGCATGCGGTGCCGCCGCAGCGGCGCAGCGGCGGCCGGCTGGACGTCTCCGGGTGTGCGACGACAGGTGCGGCAAATGTGGGGTGCATGCTGACCCTCCTCGGTCATCGCGACAGTCCTCCGTGTACGGCGGCGGCGACGCGCTCGCCCGTCTCCCGCGCCGATGGGCCGGTCGTGACCGAGCCACCGTCCACATGCGACCGGTTGGTCCAGGACGGGGGTACGCCGGCGAGCAGTTCGCCGAGCCGGTCCCGCAGGGCCGCCGCGATCGCCGCGCCGTCACCGTCCGGGAAGCCGTGCAGGACCAGGCGCTCGATGTGCACTTCCACGGTCATGACCAGCCTCCGATCTCGGTGGCGGTCAGCGGCCGGTCGAGCTTGGCGTACTCGCCGCGCGCCGCCTTCGCCAGGTGCGCCATGCTGACCGGTTCGCCGGCCGCCGCGGCCAGGAACGCCGCGTTGACCGCGATGTTGCGGATGTTGCCGCCGGCCACGTTGAGGCGGGCCAGGGTGGCGATGTCCAGGTCCACTGTGGGCGTCGTCGGCGGGAAGACCCGGCGCCAGATCTCCGCGCGCAGATTGGCGTCCGGGAACGGGAACTGGACGACGAAGCGGATGCGGCGCAGGAACGCGGTGTCGATGGCTTCCCGCATGTTGGTGGTGAGGATCGCCAGCCCCCGGTACGTCTCCATCCGCTGCAGCAGGTAGCTGACCTCGATGTTGGCGTACCGGTCGTGGCTGTCGCGCACCTCGCTGCGCTTGCCGAAGAGCGCGTCCGCCTCGTCGAAGAGCAGGACTGTGCCGCCTTCCTCGGCCGCGTCGAAGACCAGGCGCAGGTTCTTCTCGGTCTCGCCGATGTACTTGCTGACCACCTGGCTCAGGTCGACCCGATACAGGTCAAGGCGTAGCTCGCGGGCCAGCACCTCGGCCGCCAGCGTCTTCCCGGTGCCGCTCGGCCCGGCGAAAAGCGCGCTCGTGCCCAGGCCCCGGCTCGCGCCGGCCCGGCCCAGACCCCAGTCCTCGTACACGGTCAGCCGGTGCGCGACGTGCGCGGAGACCTGCCGGAGCACCTCGTTCGCGGCCGGCGGCAGTACCAGGTCGGCCCAGCCGGCGGCGGGCTCGACGCGCTGCGCGACCGAGTCCAGCGCCGGTCGCGACCGCGTCCGGCACGCGTCCCAGAGTGCCCCCTCGTCGGCGGTCCCGGCCTGGCGGCAGGCGCCCCGGATGCCCTCCTGGCCCAGGTCGAACTGGGCCGCCAGGGCGTCCACTGTGGCCGTACGCTCGGCGCCGAGCCGCTCTCGCCACAGCGCCCGCTGCTCAGCCGCGGTGGGCCGGCCCACCTGGACGGCCACCGTGGCCCGGTGCGGCAGCCGGCGCGCCTCGCGGGTGCTGACCAGGACCGGCCAGTCCAGGCCAGCCACCACCCGGGAGACGACCGGATTGGTGTCGACGTCGTCCGCCTCGAGCAGCAGCCCGGCGCCGGAGAGGGCGGCGTCGCGGGCGCAGAGGCGTACCAATGCGTCAAGCTCGTGCGGGTCGCTGGGCAACCGGTCCGCGGCGAGGCTGACCACGCGCACCCCTAGCTCCCGGCACGCCGCGACGGCCACCGTACGGCGGGCCACCGGGTCGGGGCCGCACAGCTGCACGACCGGCAGCGGCTGCTCGGCCGCCCGCCAGACCCGGGCCACC
Coding sequences within:
- a CDS encoding eCIS core domain-containing protein, with amino-acid sequence MHPTFAAPVVAHPETSSRPPLRRCGGTACPPGTCNHDGDLRRTPAGPGPGTAPPAVHQVLGSSGQPLDDDTRAALEPRLGHDFSQVRVHADGAAAASAAAVGARAYTVGDHLAFAAGAYSPGTSDGRKLIAHELTHVVQQSGTAAAPAASLEVGAVDDPAEQEADRIAEEVMEG
- a CDS encoding LysM domain-containing protein, with the protein product MFQSNSRYAAVEEAELDLDGRVVRYKRRRFVPEPGGSAVVEHPVVPGDRLDLLAMRYLGDPTQFWRLCDASGVLDPDELERPGATVHVRLEVPR
- a CDS encoding ATP-binding protein, with amino-acid sequence MTDVLTGPVAANQRGLVAALARVRQALHRHAGTEPPSPNGATGPDDDHPAALDALCGTMSLSPFERDILLMCAGVELDASFAAACAAASGDPARPYPTFGLALAALAQPHWSALAPVSPLRRWRLVTPAAGGLTTAALSIEERVLHYLVGVDHLDERLSGLAEALPGADEPTPSQGRTAAEVARVWRAAEQPLPVVQLCGPDPVARRTVAVAACRELGVRVVSLAADRLPSDPHELDALVRLCARDAALSGAGLLLEADDVDTNPVVSRVVAGLDWPVLVSTREARRLPHRATVAVQVGRPTAAEQRALWRERLGAERTATVDALAAQFDLGQEGIRGACRQAGTADEGALWDACRTRSRPALDSVAQRVEPAAGWADLVLPPAANEVLRQVSAHVAHRLTVYEDWGLGRAGASRGLGTSALFAGPSGTGKTLAAEVLARELRLDLYRVDLSQVVSKYIGETEKNLRLVFDAAEEGGTVLLFDEADALFGKRSEVRDSHDRYANIEVSYLLQRMETYRGLAILTTNMREAIDTAFLRRIRFVVQFPFPDANLRAEIWRRVFPPTTPTVDLDIATLARLNVAGGNIRNIAVNAAFLAAAAGEPVSMAHLAKAARGEYAKLDRPLTATEIGGWS